Genomic DNA from Desulfuromonas sp. TF:
GAAGATGCCGGCGATCCCGAGAAAAGAGGCGGCGCTCATCCAGTTCGAGGCGATGGCCGCCCCGATTCCCATGCGGCCTATGTGGAGTCCGGAGACCGCATAGTCCTCCCTTTTTCTGGTTCGACTGGCCAGCCCCACCAGAAGGGAAAGGGCAAGAAATCCGAACAGCAGCAGGACCGGGGCCAGTTTCAAACCGTCTCTCATTATGTTTGCTCCCTACCGGCGCTTCCGGTATTTCTCTCTCAGGCGGTCGATAGACACGTTGAAGAGAAAACAAAGAAGAATGAACCAGAGGATCAGGAACTGGCTGGTGAACCAGTAGTGGAAAGGAAAGCCGAAAATGTTCATCGCCGTCAGGGCGCTCTCACCCGAGTTTCGGGCCAGCAGGAGCTGGAAACCGAAGGTTAGAAAGGCCCATCCCGCCAGCATGATCCAGATGACGGCCACTTCCCTGCGCATGAACCCGGGCCGGGGACGAAAAAGGTTGACCCGGTAGTCTCCTGACGGTTCGCCGTCAGGGGGCGGATTCTGTGCCATGAGCACCTCCTCTGCCGCCGGGGACGTTTCCCCGGAGCATTCAATCCGGCCGGCGTCCGTATCAGGCGCCGGTCGGTTCTGTTTTCATGACTTCTCTCAGGACGCTGGTGGCATAGCTTCCCTTGGGGAGGCTGAAGGCAAGGACCAGATCGGCCCCGTCAGCGGTGACGTCGACCCCGTTCAGCGGCACGCGCAGGGGGCGGCGCTCCCCCTCCATGCCCAGGCCGTCCTCAAGGCGAAAGTCCTCCACCCGCAGCTTCTCCTTGTCCCGCAGGCTCTCCTCCAGCAGCCCGGCCTGGCCGCGGGCGAGCGTTGTCTTGTAGCCGAAGAGCGGCCCCGACGGGCTGATCTCGAAGCGATCGGCCCTCGGCTGCTCGAATGCCGGATCCTCCACGAAAAAGCAGGCGCCGTTGTCGTGTTTCCAGGCCAGGTCTCCCGCCCAGAGGATGTCCAGGGTGGACAGGCGCATGGTTACCATCCGGTCGAAAAGCTGCGACTGGTAGGCCGAAAGGTAGAGGCGGAGCAGCTTGCGCGGCAGCCCCAGAACGGCTGCCCGGGCTGAACGCCCTTCGATCAGGGCGTGTATCATTCTTCTTTCGTCCCGGTAGCGTGCGGGCAAGGCCGCAAGGGCGCCCTCCAGGTCTCCGGCGGCGAAGCGCTCGGCACCCGTGCGCCAGCGTTCGTTGGAGATCATCGAAGGGTCTCCGACAATCTGCCGGGCGGCCTCTTCGAAATTCTGCCGCAGCAGGGCTCCGCCAATGAGGTGGGAATTGCCAAGGGAGCCGTAGCGCTGGGAACCGAAGCGGTTGGGCACGCCGACGTTCTGCAGGACGTGGAGGACATCTCTGGCCTCATCCAGAGAGCCTTCCCGGACCTGCCGGATGCGGATAGTGAAGCGATTGCCGGCAAGATGGCCGGGACGCAGCTTGTTGCGGTGGAAGCGTGCGGAGAGGATCCGGACGCCCTCCAGTTCGAGGCCCAGGACCTGATCGGGTTTTACGCCGGGAATGGAGACGGTCTGGCGGGTCGTGGCGCGGGCATCCTTGAGTCCGGCATAGCCCAGTTCCCGCTCGCGAACGCCCAGGGTCCGGGCCAGGCGACTCAGAAGATCGAAGGTGGTCAGGCCCTGTTTTTCCACCTCGACATAAAGATGTTCCCCCTCCCCGCAAGGAGAATACAGAGGAATCTCCTCGACCAGGAAATCTTCCGGGGCTTCCTTGATGACTCCCCCGGTTCCGGGAAATTGGGCGGTGAGATAGTCACTCATTTTCGGCCCTGTTCCAGCGTACGCGGAACCCCTGAGCGACGGCCGGGAGCGGAACGGCATCGGCACATCCTTCCTTCTTCCGGTAGTGAACGAAGTGAATGGGCTGTCCCTGATCGAGAAAACGGCGCATATATTTGGAGATCGGATATCCGGGCAGCTCCAGGGCGCAGGGGGCGGAGAGGCAGTTCCGGTACCCTTCGAGGGAGGGGAAAATTCCGGCAACCTGCGCGGCGTAATCGTCGAAATCCGTGCTGAAATAGAGATCGCCGCCGGGGCGCAGGGAGTGGAAGGCCAGTTGCAGAAACTCCCGGTTGACCAGCCGCCGATCGCGATGACGCTTCTTCGGCCAGGGGTCGGGGCAGTTGATGTAGATGGCGGAGAGGCATTCCCGGGGGAGGTACCGGGTCAGAAGATAGCGGGCTTCCAGGCGCGCCACCCGGACATTGTCGAGCTGCGCCGCGTCCACCTTCTTGCAGGTTTTGTGGCACCCCTTATTGTAGATGTCGATGGCGAGAAAATTCGTTTCCGGCTGCTGCTTCGCCCGTTGCACGATGAAATCGCCGATGCCGCAGCCGATCTCCAGAGCCAGGGGGCACTCCCGGGTGAAGAGTCTTGCAGGGTCGGCGCCTGCGGCGAGGCTCTCTTCGGGAATGAAAGAGGGAGAAGTGATTTCGATCACTCGCTGAGTCATGAATCCGTTCTTTCCTTCGTTAGGGCACTTGCACAAGTCGAAAAATACCGGACAATGGTTTTCTTAATGGCTGCAGGGCGGCAAGTGTGGAAAGGGGGGATGCGGCCGCATCCCCCCTTCGGAAGGTTCTTGCCGCGGCGTTTCTCATTTAAGATCCCCCAGGTAATCGACCAGGGTATTGATGTCCTTCTCGGGGAGATGTCCGAAGGAAGGCATTAAGGAACCGGGATTTGCGGATTTGGGATCAAGCAGCTGCCGACGGATTCTCTGCTCATCCAACCGCTTGCCCACTCCGTCGAGAGACGGGCCGAGGGTTCCCCCCTGGCCGTTGATCCGATGACATCCCTTGCACCCCAGGGAATTGAGCAGTTCGATGCCCCTGGAAGAATCTTCCGCCGCTCCAGCGGGCGCCGCCATAACAAGAGCCAGAGCGGCAATTGCAATCGATTTAACGGCCTTCATAAATGTCATCTCTCTCCGTCTCCCTTCTGAAATCGAACCGGCATTTTTAAGATAAAATTTCACCACGGATCAGAATACCTGAAACTGTCGAATTTGCAACCCGGAAGGCCAAAAAGGGGTTG
This window encodes:
- a CDS encoding DUF4212 domain-containing protein yields the protein MAQNPPPDGEPSGDYRVNLFRPRPGFMRREVAVIWIMLAGWAFLTFGFQLLLARNSGESALTAMNIFGFPFHYWFTSQFLILWFILLCFLFNVSIDRLREKYRKRR
- the truD gene encoding tRNA pseudouridine(13) synthase TruD; this encodes MSDYLTAQFPGTGGVIKEAPEDFLVEEIPLYSPCGEGEHLYVEVEKQGLTTFDLLSRLARTLGVRERELGYAGLKDARATTRQTVSIPGVKPDQVLGLELEGVRILSARFHRNKLRPGHLAGNRFTIRIRQVREGSLDEARDVLHVLQNVGVPNRFGSQRYGSLGNSHLIGGALLRQNFEEAARQIVGDPSMISNERWRTGAERFAAGDLEGALAALPARYRDERRMIHALIEGRSARAAVLGLPRKLLRLYLSAYQSQLFDRMVTMRLSTLDILWAGDLAWKHDNGACFFVEDPAFEQPRADRFEISPSGPLFGYKTTLARGQAGLLEESLRDKEKLRVEDFRLEDGLGMEGERRPLRVPLNGVDVTADGADLVLAFSLPKGSYATSVLREVMKTEPTGA
- the trmB gene encoding tRNA (guanosine(46)-N7)-methyltransferase TrmB, producing MTQRVIEITSPSFIPEESLAAGADPARLFTRECPLALEIGCGIGDFIVQRAKQQPETNFLAIDIYNKGCHKTCKKVDAAQLDNVRVARLEARYLLTRYLPRECLSAIYINCPDPWPKKRHRDRRLVNREFLQLAFHSLRPGGDLYFSTDFDDYAAQVAGIFPSLEGYRNCLSAPCALELPGYPISKYMRRFLDQGQPIHFVHYRKKEGCADAVPLPAVAQGFRVRWNRAENE
- a CDS encoding c-type cytochrome, translated to MTFMKAVKSIAIAALALVMAAPAGAAEDSSRGIELLNSLGCKGCHRINGQGGTLGPSLDGVGKRLDEQRIRRQLLDPKSANPGSLMPSFGHLPEKDINTLVDYLGDLK